In Pirellula sp. SH-Sr6A, the DNA window CTTCGGCCGGTGAAAGCTGTGACGCTCGGAAGGCTGGGAAAAATGCCCCCAAAAACGCGACGACCAGACCCGCAATCGCTGCGCTCAAATAGGGCCAGATCGACCACGGACTTTGCGGGATCGAAATCTGAAGGAGTTTCGACGTAGATTGATTCAGGAGGGATGCACCGAAGTAGCCGACGATGCACCCGAGCACAATTCCGATCGCTCCCAACCAGAGCCCTTCGCGAACAATCATCCAAAGCAGTTGCCCACGGAGCGCCCCCATCGATCGGAGAATCCCCAACTGCCGTCGGCGTTCTCCGACATTCATCTGAAACGTGTTGTAGATGATGAAGGCAGAGATCAAGAGTGCAAAGGCCGTGGCCAGACGCAGACCTTGCTGCATCGCGATGGTGCTCTCCCCGGCAACTTGACTCCGCAGAGCAGGCTCGCGCACTTTCATTCCTTCCGGAAGCTGGCTGGAAATCGCAGCCATTACCTCCGCCGCGTCCGCTTTCGGCTTGAGCACGACCTGAACCGCATCCAGCTTTCCGTTGGCTTGCGACCAGCGCTGAATGGTTCGCAACTGCCCGACCACCAACCCCGACTGCAATCCTGCGCTCGCATCATTCGCCTTGATCAAGCCGACAACGGTCGCGTTTTGGCCGAACGATCGTGTGAGGAGCCGGAGCTGCGACCCTACCTTGATCTTTGCCGACTGCGCGAACCCAGCATCGATCAGGACCGATTGTCGATCGCTTTCTTCGTAGGTGAGCTCTTTTCCCTCGACAACCGTGTAGCCGCGAACTTGTTTGTCCAAATCGGGCATGACTCCTAAAAGCTGAACACGATAGGAAATCGGTTTCTTCGATTCGCTGGAGTCCGCAGATTTTTCGGCCTCTTTTCCTGGCTCTTTGGCGGGCACAACCTGCATATTGGAAAAGCGTCTTAGGATCGGCGATGCAACTTGGACAGCATCGAGTTTTGCGACGAATTCCAAAGGTTTGCCGTCAAAGGAGGCTCCGCCAACCCCCTCGATTTCGAGGGATGCTTTTCCAGTTACGGACTGAACCATCGCCTCCTGGGCCAGCCGGGCCGAATTCGAGGCTAGCGAGGTTGCGACGATCGCGCTGACCCCGATGACAACACTAAGCAAGGTCAGGAGGCTGCGCAGCGGTCTACTCTGGATTTCGCGTCTGGAGAGCTTTCCAAGAGGCATTAGCGATTTCCCTCCGAGAGGATCGCATCACTTGCCGAGGTTTGAGGGGCGTGCGACGAAGATCCTGACCCGGCAGGGGTAGGGACGGATGGAAAAGTGGCGGCGAATTCGGCTTGGGAAAGGTCCCTCTCAATGTTCCCATCGCGGAACATCAGCAATCGGAATGCAGATTTCGCGACGTTTGCATCGTGCGTGACCATGATGATCGTCTGCTTGTGGTCGGCGGCCAGGCTATGAAGAAGAGCCGTGACCCGAGCGCTCTGACGGGAGTCCAAGTTCCCGGTGGGTTCGTCCGCCAGCAAAATCGCCGGCTGAATTGCCAAAGCTCGGGCGACCGCGACTCGCTGTTGCTCCCCCCCTGACATTTTGGACGGGATGTGGTCGGCTCGATGCCCGAGTTCCACACG includes these proteins:
- a CDS encoding ABC transporter ATP-binding protein: MPIISTRNLRKQFGTGDVAVEVLRGVDLSIESGEFVALMGPSGSGKSTLLSILGGIEPPSSGEVILDGVDIANLSDDERTLLRRRKIGFVFQAFNLIPTLTALENVSLPLELDGVDAKEAKRRAMESLERVELGHRADHIPSKMSGGEQQRVAVARALAIQPAILLADEPTGNLDSRQSARVTALLHSLAADHKQTIIMVTHDANVAKSAFRLLMFRDGNIERDLSQAEFAATFPSVPTPAGSGSSSHAPQTSASDAILSEGNR